Proteins encoded by one window of Taeniopygia guttata chromosome 1A, bTaeGut7.mat, whole genome shotgun sequence:
- the MRPL42 gene encoding large ribosomal subunit protein mL42 precursor (The RefSeq protein has 1 substitution compared to this genomic sequence), which yields MAMSLRTAWSSLLWMRSAATYKQVPLQNGAVYHASHKSTYSILPEDYNCKVELAVTSDLKTIVCYHPSLEIPYEHTKPIPRPDPVNNKEENLDQVLKSRLNEKELKNSRGPTIEELSKMFYTTKHRWYPVGQYHRRRKNPNPPKDR from the exons ATGGCAATGTCACTTAGAACTGCATGGTCCAGCCTCCTTTGGATGCGTTCAGCAGCAACCTATAAGCAGGTCCCACTGCAGA ATGGAGCTGTGTATCATGCTTCCCATAAATCTACATACTCAATTCTCCCTGAAGACTACAATTG caaAGTGGAACTTGCAGTGACATCCGATTTGAAGACAATTGTCTGCTACCACCCTTCGCTTGAGATTCCATATGAGCATACAAAA CCCATACCACGGCCAGATCCAGTGAAtaataaagaagaaaaccttGAGCAAGTTTTAAAATCTAGATTGAATGAAAAGGAACTAAAGAACAGTAGAGGTCCTACAATTGAAGAGCTCAGCAAAATGTTTTACACAACAAAACATCGCTGGTATCCTGTGGGACA gtaTCATAGAAGACGCAAGAATCCTAATCCTCCTAAAGACCGATAA